A genomic stretch from Candidatus Tanganyikabacteria bacterium includes:
- a CDS encoding beta-lactamase family protein — MKLRTLAFIIAVAVLSGCAGFRRETVAPGDFAGLRKQLGDLVAHKMKDAQVEGASVVLVNGDATVLEAGYGVADKEGGRKADADTLYCVGSVTKLFTATTIMRLVEQGKIDLDKPIKTYLPEFSIKSRFPEAGPITLRSILTHHSGLPSDRLSGMFTKAPAPYATILTALRDEYVASPPWHAFSYSNLGFDVAAIVAERVSGKPYPEAVREAVLRPAGMDATTFDPTAPLVSKTYHDGAFDQEPGLRDTPAGGMYSSARDLGRFMRMVMAGGKSERGRVIEEATLDEMLRPQNAHVPLDFSFRIGLAWILDHRASASDRVIGHNGATINYHTALAIDVGNKLGVALLTNSRRGGEIAGAIVADALEMAREASGKKADPKVDRPAAAPDADPAAIAAHAGFYSTVMGAAPLRAAGKALRYTNSGWDAEVFPLMDGTFGARLLLLGFFPLELDQTREIRLAFRDVAGRHVLTAMAEGGEFYAGERLTARPLPDSWQARIGDYDISNLGDDHPLIHGLSVKERGGFAIVSGNVSGSPLPMTFALQPISDDEAIILGTGRSLGETVRVVRGASGEKIVAAGYELVRRQE; from the coding sequence GGTCGCGCACAAGATGAAGGACGCGCAGGTCGAGGGCGCCAGCGTGGTGCTGGTCAATGGTGACGCGACCGTTCTGGAGGCCGGCTACGGCGTCGCCGACAAAGAAGGGGGCCGAAAGGCCGACGCAGACACCCTCTACTGCGTCGGCTCGGTGACCAAGCTGTTCACGGCCACCACGATCATGCGGCTGGTCGAGCAAGGCAAGATAGACCTGGACAAGCCGATCAAGACCTATCTGCCGGAATTCTCGATCAAGTCGCGCTTCCCCGAGGCTGGCCCCATCACCCTCAGGAGCATCCTGACGCATCACTCCGGGCTGCCGAGCGATCGGCTCTCGGGCATGTTCACCAAGGCGCCGGCGCCCTACGCGACTATCTTGACCGCGCTGCGCGACGAGTACGTCGCATCTCCGCCCTGGCACGCTTTCTCCTACTCGAACCTGGGCTTCGACGTGGCCGCCATCGTCGCCGAGCGGGTGAGCGGCAAGCCGTACCCCGAAGCCGTGCGGGAAGCCGTCCTGCGACCCGCCGGAATGGACGCGACCACATTCGATCCGACCGCGCCGCTGGTCTCGAAGACCTACCACGACGGCGCGTTCGACCAGGAGCCGGGGCTGCGGGATACGCCGGCCGGCGGGATGTACTCGAGCGCTCGCGATCTCGGGCGGTTCATGCGGATGGTCATGGCGGGAGGAAAGTCCGAGCGCGGCCGCGTCATCGAGGAGGCGACGCTAGACGAGATGCTCCGGCCGCAAAATGCCCATGTTCCGCTCGATTTCAGCTTTCGCATCGGCCTGGCCTGGATCCTCGATCATCGTGCGAGCGCGTCCGATCGCGTCATCGGGCATAACGGCGCGACCATCAACTACCACACCGCCTTGGCCATCGACGTCGGCAACAAGCTCGGCGTCGCCTTGCTGACGAATTCGCGGCGCGGCGGCGAGATCGCCGGCGCGATCGTGGCCGACGCCCTCGAAATGGCTCGGGAGGCCAGCGGCAAGAAGGCCGACCCAAAGGTCGATCGGCCCGCCGCGGCGCCCGACGCCGACCCCGCCGCAATCGCCGCCCACGCGGGCTTCTACTCGACGGTGATGGGCGCCGCGCCGCTGCGGGCGGCCGGCAAGGCCCTGCGCTACACCAACTCCGGCTGGGATGCCGAAGTGTTTCCGCTTATGGACGGGACCTTCGGGGCGCGCCTCTTGCTCTTGGGCTTCTTCCCGCTGGAGCTGGACCAGACCCGGGAAATCCGCCTGGCGTTTCGCGACGTCGCGGGCAGACATGTCTTGACGGCAATGGCCGAGGGCGGCGAGTTCTACGCCGGCGAGCGGCTAACGGCCCGCCCCTTGCCGGACTCCTGGCAGGCCCGCATTGGCGACTACGACATCTCGAACCTGGGCGACGATCACCCGCTGATTCACGGCCTGTCGGTCAAGGAGCGCGGCGGCTTCGCGATCGTATCGGGCAATGTGTCGGGTTCTCCTTTGCCGATGACCTTCGCGCTGCAGCCCATCAGTGACGACGAGGCGATCATCCTGGGCACCGGGCGGAGCCTCGGCGAGACGGTGCGCGTGGTCCGCGGCGCCTCGGGAGAGAAGATCGTCGCCGCGGGCTACGAGCTGGTCAGAAGGCAGGAGTAG